TGGAATCGATATGTCTTGTAAAAATGGTTCAAAAAtgttatattattaaaataaaaatatgtatttatcaaaatttaaaatttaagtagcatatatgtaataaaatataattatatttaaattttttaagataaaaaataaatcaaaataactttaatattatttaaagtaatatttttgacaaattttaaaagtcaaataatcatataaaataacttaaaaatttttaaatataaaaaatattcaaagaaatataagaaaataatcaaattttttaaaaaaatgagtgAATTGGTtggataagtttttttttttttttttgaaataaggggggtgtattcaaatttggaaatttaattacttttatTGACTTTTGTAGAGTTTAAAAGTCTAGAGGTATTGAACATAGACTTTtgtaaactctataaaagtttTGTGGTATCCAAATTAGATTTTTCTAGAGTCATGAAAAGTATAGTGGtattcaaacttgactttttaaaaatctataaaaatcTATAGGTATCCAATATTTCCATAGATTTATAATGATTCTAATATAATTCTCTATGTACAAATCTTAAAACTCTATGTACAACTATAAAAACTCAAAAATTGTCTTCTACTCACCCTAGAGATTTTGGTAGACTTAGAATAAAAAACAACGTTTTCTCATTCTCACCCATATATTCTCTTTCTCACTCAAAAGACGGTATTTTCTCATCTCTAAAGATAAATCGAGGGTTTTTCCAAATTTCAAAGGTATGCATCTTTTCTTGAATCGTTAttgatttgataaaaaaaatattatgatttctaTATATTCAAATAATGGTGCGTTGATGGATTTTCCACGAATCTGAGAGGAAAAAAGACGGCGCCACTTGAAAATATATCACCCCATCTGTATACTAGAACGACAAAGATTTGAAAAGATATGAGAAGCTTTTTGGTCGTTGGTATACTAATTTCTTGGGGGGAAATAACGTCGGGGCCACTGGACCTGGTTTTCTCTCTTCTCAATAATTCTTAACGATTGTTATTACGAATGGGAAAATAAAATGGGATTCATATATTATAGTCTGTcttatgttaggatattttatatttcaaataattatgTGAAATTTTGATAGTAACAATTTTTATGTCCTATCAGTTTTTGAATGATAGTAACAATTTTTATGTCCTATCTTTCAATCTTAGCGGATGATTTCACAAGGTATGTTTTTTGTTATATGCTATACATCtaaaaattttgtaatttttcaaGATTATATATGTTATTCATTAGTTATTTGATTCTACAAATAATGTTCgatatgtaaatttttttagtGGATTGTGGATATGCAAATCGACGTCAATTCTTGGCTCCTTTTAGATGTGTTCGTTATCATCTTCAAGAATTCACTGACCAAAGTCGTCACCCTGAAGATGCAAAAGAGTTGTTCAATATTCGTCATGCCTCTTTGAGAAACGTCATTGAAAGGATATTCGGTATATTTAAATCGCGgttcaaaatattcaaaactggtCCTCCATTTCCATATACAACACAGGCGGAGCTTGTATTGGCTTGTGCCGGATTGCACAATTTTCTTCGAAAGGAGTGTCGGTCTGATGAATTTCCAGTTGAACC
This Primulina eburnea isolate SZY01 chromosome 2, ASM2296580v1, whole genome shotgun sequence DNA region includes the following protein-coding sequences:
- the LOC140824052 gene encoding uncharacterized protein, translated to MISQVDCGYANRRQFLAPFRCVRYHLQEFTDQSRHPEDAKELFNIRHASLRNVIERIFGIFKSRFKIFKTGPPFPYTTQAELVLACAGLHNFLRKECRSDEFPVEPENEVPQPSSEQVYEDNNFDQIFGTEEQQRAKANAWRDTIANIMWSDVDHIHNNKH